The following coding sequences are from one Onychostoma macrolepis isolate SWU-2019 chromosome 24, ASM1243209v1, whole genome shotgun sequence window:
- the hnf4g gene encoding hepatocyte nuclear factor 4-gamma isoform X2: MKFSETPLPKSLLDMDVANYCEGLDPTFSTLGFENAEVLYCGENMPTEPNISQGENGVSSNCAICGDKATGKHYGASSCDGCKGFFRRSIRKSHVYSCRFNRQCVVDKDKRNQCRFCRLHKCFRAGMKKEAVQNERDRISSRRTIQDSHDLPPITALAHAEALSQQINTASPMGPADVSEKKSATISDVCESMKQQLLVLVEWAKYIPAFGELPLDDQVSLLRAHAGEHLLLGVAKRSMPYKDLLLLGNGCIVHRNCPEPEIGRVSNRVLDELVVPFQDIQIDDNEYAALKAIVFFDPDAKSLRDPSKIKAMRYQVQMSLEDYINDRQYDSRGRFGELLLLLPTLQSITWQMIEQLQFIKLFGLAKIDNLLQEMLLGGLTTEQPHLHHNGHPQIPIMGQTIVISSIPGPAHSQQMASPDTPIPSPTSVQNQEAYKPPGSPALLLPPQPMPNRPSPEPPL; the protein is encoded by the exons AAAACATGCCGACAGAGCCCAACATCAGTCAAGGAGAAAATGGCGTGAGCTCCAACTGCGCAATCTGTGGCGATAAAGCCACAGGTAAACATTATGGCGCCTCCAGCTGTGATGGCTGCAAAGGCTTCTTCCGCAGGAGCATCAGGAAGAGTCATGTCTACTCCTGCAG GTTTAATCGTCAATGTGTTGTTGATAAAGACAAAAGGAACCAGTGCCGTTTCTGCAGACTTCACAAATGCTTTCGAGCTGGAATGAAGAAAGaag CTGTGCAAAATGAGCGGGACCGTATCAGCTCGAGGAGGACCATACAAGACTCACATGACCTGCCGCCAATCACAGCCCTGGCTCACGCTGAAGCTCTCTCGCAGCAG ATCAACACTGCCAGCCCAATGGGCCCTGCTGATGTTTCAGAGAAAAAATCAGCCACTATCAGTGACGTCTGTGAATCTATGAAGCAACAGCTGCTTGTTCTGGTAGAGTGGGCTAAATACATCCCAGCCTTCGGTGAATTGCCACTTGATGACCAG GTTAGTTTATTACGAGCTCATGCCGGAGAGCATCTTCTGCTTGGTGTGGCTAAAAGGTCAATGCCATACAAAGATCTCTTGCTTTTAG GAAATGGCTGCATTGTCCATCGAAACTGCCCTGAGCCGGAAATAGGTCGCGTATCTAATCGAGTCTTGGATGAACTGGTTGTTCCCTTCCAGGACATCCAAATTGACGACAATGAATACGCAGCTCTAAAGGCCATTGTGTTCTTTGACCCTG ACGCCAAAAGCTTAAGAGATCCTTCTAAGATCAAGGCGATGCGCTATCAGGTTCAAATGAGTCTGGAAGACTACATTAATGACCGGCAGTATGACTCACGCGGGCGATTCGGGGAGCTTTTGCTGCTTCTTCCTACTCTGCAAAGCATCACCTGGCAGATGATCGAGCAGCTACAGTTTATCAAGCTTTTCGGTCTTGCCAAGATAGATAACCTGCTGCAGGAGATGCTTCTTGGGG gTCTAACCACGGAGCAACCTCATTTACATCACAATGgtcaccctcagattccaatAATGGGACAGACCATAGTCATTAGCTCCATCCCAGGACCTGCACACTCACAGCAGATGG CATCCCCAGATACCCCCATTCCATCTCCCACTTCAGTACAGAACCAGGAGGCCTACAAGCCCCCTGGCAGCCCAGCTCTCCTGCTCCCACCACAGCCCATGCCAAACAGACCTTCTCCCGAGCCTCCCCTTTGA
- the hnf4g gene encoding hepatocyte nuclear factor 4-gamma isoform X3, whose product MQIVVGRGEENMPTEPNISQGENGVSSNCAICGDKATGKHYGASSCDGCKGFFRRSIRKSHVYSCRFNRQCVVDKDKRNQCRFCRLHKCFRAGMKKEAVQNERDRISSRRTIQDSHDLPPITALAHAEALSQQQINTASPMGPADVSEKKSATISDVCESMKQQLLVLVEWAKYIPAFGELPLDDQVSLLRAHAGEHLLLGVAKRSMPYKDLLLLGNGCIVHRNCPEPEIGRVSNRVLDELVVPFQDIQIDDNEYAALKAIVFFDPDAKSLRDPSKIKAMRYQVQMSLEDYINDRQYDSRGRFGELLLLLPTLQSITWQMIEQLQFIKLFGLAKIDNLLQEMLLGGLTTEQPHLHHNGHPQIPIMGQTIVISSIPGPAHSQQMASPDTPIPSPTSVQNQEAYKPPGSPALLLPPQPMPNRPSPEPPL is encoded by the exons AAAACATGCCGACAGAGCCCAACATCAGTCAAGGAGAAAATGGCGTGAGCTCCAACTGCGCAATCTGTGGCGATAAAGCCACAGGTAAACATTATGGCGCCTCCAGCTGTGATGGCTGCAAAGGCTTCTTCCGCAGGAGCATCAGGAAGAGTCATGTCTACTCCTGCAG GTTTAATCGTCAATGTGTTGTTGATAAAGACAAAAGGAACCAGTGCCGTTTCTGCAGACTTCACAAATGCTTTCGAGCTGGAATGAAGAAAGaag CTGTGCAAAATGAGCGGGACCGTATCAGCTCGAGGAGGACCATACAAGACTCACATGACCTGCCGCCAATCACAGCCCTGGCTCACGCTGAAGCTCTCTCGCAGCAG CAGATCAACACTGCCAGCCCAATGGGCCCTGCTGATGTTTCAGAGAAAAAATCAGCCACTATCAGTGACGTCTGTGAATCTATGAAGCAACAGCTGCTTGTTCTGGTAGAGTGGGCTAAATACATCCCAGCCTTCGGTGAATTGCCACTTGATGACCAG GTTAGTTTATTACGAGCTCATGCCGGAGAGCATCTTCTGCTTGGTGTGGCTAAAAGGTCAATGCCATACAAAGATCTCTTGCTTTTAG GAAATGGCTGCATTGTCCATCGAAACTGCCCTGAGCCGGAAATAGGTCGCGTATCTAATCGAGTCTTGGATGAACTGGTTGTTCCCTTCCAGGACATCCAAATTGACGACAATGAATACGCAGCTCTAAAGGCCATTGTGTTCTTTGACCCTG ACGCCAAAAGCTTAAGAGATCCTTCTAAGATCAAGGCGATGCGCTATCAGGTTCAAATGAGTCTGGAAGACTACATTAATGACCGGCAGTATGACTCACGCGGGCGATTCGGGGAGCTTTTGCTGCTTCTTCCTACTCTGCAAAGCATCACCTGGCAGATGATCGAGCAGCTACAGTTTATCAAGCTTTTCGGTCTTGCCAAGATAGATAACCTGCTGCAGGAGATGCTTCTTGGGG gTCTAACCACGGAGCAACCTCATTTACATCACAATGgtcaccctcagattccaatAATGGGACAGACCATAGTCATTAGCTCCATCCCAGGACCTGCACACTCACAGCAGATGG CATCCCCAGATACCCCCATTCCATCTCCCACTTCAGTACAGAACCAGGAGGCCTACAAGCCCCCTGGCAGCCCAGCTCTCCTGCTCCCACCACAGCCCATGCCAAACAGACCTTCTCCCGAGCCTCCCCTTTGA
- the hnf4g gene encoding hepatocyte nuclear factor 4-gamma isoform X4 produces MQIVVGRGEENMPTEPNISQGENGVSSNCAICGDKATGKHYGASSCDGCKGFFRRSIRKSHVYSCRFNRQCVVDKDKRNQCRFCRLHKCFRAGMKKEAVQNERDRISSRRTIQDSHDLPPITALAHAEALSQQINTASPMGPADVSEKKSATISDVCESMKQQLLVLVEWAKYIPAFGELPLDDQVSLLRAHAGEHLLLGVAKRSMPYKDLLLLGNGCIVHRNCPEPEIGRVSNRVLDELVVPFQDIQIDDNEYAALKAIVFFDPDAKSLRDPSKIKAMRYQVQMSLEDYINDRQYDSRGRFGELLLLLPTLQSITWQMIEQLQFIKLFGLAKIDNLLQEMLLGGLTTEQPHLHHNGHPQIPIMGQTIVISSIPGPAHSQQMASPDTPIPSPTSVQNQEAYKPPGSPALLLPPQPMPNRPSPEPPL; encoded by the exons AAAACATGCCGACAGAGCCCAACATCAGTCAAGGAGAAAATGGCGTGAGCTCCAACTGCGCAATCTGTGGCGATAAAGCCACAGGTAAACATTATGGCGCCTCCAGCTGTGATGGCTGCAAAGGCTTCTTCCGCAGGAGCATCAGGAAGAGTCATGTCTACTCCTGCAG GTTTAATCGTCAATGTGTTGTTGATAAAGACAAAAGGAACCAGTGCCGTTTCTGCAGACTTCACAAATGCTTTCGAGCTGGAATGAAGAAAGaag CTGTGCAAAATGAGCGGGACCGTATCAGCTCGAGGAGGACCATACAAGACTCACATGACCTGCCGCCAATCACAGCCCTGGCTCACGCTGAAGCTCTCTCGCAGCAG ATCAACACTGCCAGCCCAATGGGCCCTGCTGATGTTTCAGAGAAAAAATCAGCCACTATCAGTGACGTCTGTGAATCTATGAAGCAACAGCTGCTTGTTCTGGTAGAGTGGGCTAAATACATCCCAGCCTTCGGTGAATTGCCACTTGATGACCAG GTTAGTTTATTACGAGCTCATGCCGGAGAGCATCTTCTGCTTGGTGTGGCTAAAAGGTCAATGCCATACAAAGATCTCTTGCTTTTAG GAAATGGCTGCATTGTCCATCGAAACTGCCCTGAGCCGGAAATAGGTCGCGTATCTAATCGAGTCTTGGATGAACTGGTTGTTCCCTTCCAGGACATCCAAATTGACGACAATGAATACGCAGCTCTAAAGGCCATTGTGTTCTTTGACCCTG ACGCCAAAAGCTTAAGAGATCCTTCTAAGATCAAGGCGATGCGCTATCAGGTTCAAATGAGTCTGGAAGACTACATTAATGACCGGCAGTATGACTCACGCGGGCGATTCGGGGAGCTTTTGCTGCTTCTTCCTACTCTGCAAAGCATCACCTGGCAGATGATCGAGCAGCTACAGTTTATCAAGCTTTTCGGTCTTGCCAAGATAGATAACCTGCTGCAGGAGATGCTTCTTGGGG gTCTAACCACGGAGCAACCTCATTTACATCACAATGgtcaccctcagattccaatAATGGGACAGACCATAGTCATTAGCTCCATCCCAGGACCTGCACACTCACAGCAGATGG CATCCCCAGATACCCCCATTCCATCTCCCACTTCAGTACAGAACCAGGAGGCCTACAAGCCCCCTGGCAGCCCAGCTCTCCTGCTCCCACCACAGCCCATGCCAAACAGACCTTCTCCCGAGCCTCCCCTTTGA
- the hnf4g gene encoding hepatocyte nuclear factor 4-gamma isoform X1, protein MKFSETPLPKSLLDMDVANYCEGLDPTFSTLGFENAEVLYCGENMPTEPNISQGENGVSSNCAICGDKATGKHYGASSCDGCKGFFRRSIRKSHVYSCRFNRQCVVDKDKRNQCRFCRLHKCFRAGMKKEAVQNERDRISSRRTIQDSHDLPPITALAHAEALSQQQINTASPMGPADVSEKKSATISDVCESMKQQLLVLVEWAKYIPAFGELPLDDQVSLLRAHAGEHLLLGVAKRSMPYKDLLLLGNGCIVHRNCPEPEIGRVSNRVLDELVVPFQDIQIDDNEYAALKAIVFFDPDAKSLRDPSKIKAMRYQVQMSLEDYINDRQYDSRGRFGELLLLLPTLQSITWQMIEQLQFIKLFGLAKIDNLLQEMLLGGLTTEQPHLHHNGHPQIPIMGQTIVISSIPGPAHSQQMASPDTPIPSPTSVQNQEAYKPPGSPALLLPPQPMPNRPSPEPPL, encoded by the exons AAAACATGCCGACAGAGCCCAACATCAGTCAAGGAGAAAATGGCGTGAGCTCCAACTGCGCAATCTGTGGCGATAAAGCCACAGGTAAACATTATGGCGCCTCCAGCTGTGATGGCTGCAAAGGCTTCTTCCGCAGGAGCATCAGGAAGAGTCATGTCTACTCCTGCAG GTTTAATCGTCAATGTGTTGTTGATAAAGACAAAAGGAACCAGTGCCGTTTCTGCAGACTTCACAAATGCTTTCGAGCTGGAATGAAGAAAGaag CTGTGCAAAATGAGCGGGACCGTATCAGCTCGAGGAGGACCATACAAGACTCACATGACCTGCCGCCAATCACAGCCCTGGCTCACGCTGAAGCTCTCTCGCAGCAG CAGATCAACACTGCCAGCCCAATGGGCCCTGCTGATGTTTCAGAGAAAAAATCAGCCACTATCAGTGACGTCTGTGAATCTATGAAGCAACAGCTGCTTGTTCTGGTAGAGTGGGCTAAATACATCCCAGCCTTCGGTGAATTGCCACTTGATGACCAG GTTAGTTTATTACGAGCTCATGCCGGAGAGCATCTTCTGCTTGGTGTGGCTAAAAGGTCAATGCCATACAAAGATCTCTTGCTTTTAG GAAATGGCTGCATTGTCCATCGAAACTGCCCTGAGCCGGAAATAGGTCGCGTATCTAATCGAGTCTTGGATGAACTGGTTGTTCCCTTCCAGGACATCCAAATTGACGACAATGAATACGCAGCTCTAAAGGCCATTGTGTTCTTTGACCCTG ACGCCAAAAGCTTAAGAGATCCTTCTAAGATCAAGGCGATGCGCTATCAGGTTCAAATGAGTCTGGAAGACTACATTAATGACCGGCAGTATGACTCACGCGGGCGATTCGGGGAGCTTTTGCTGCTTCTTCCTACTCTGCAAAGCATCACCTGGCAGATGATCGAGCAGCTACAGTTTATCAAGCTTTTCGGTCTTGCCAAGATAGATAACCTGCTGCAGGAGATGCTTCTTGGGG gTCTAACCACGGAGCAACCTCATTTACATCACAATGgtcaccctcagattccaatAATGGGACAGACCATAGTCATTAGCTCCATCCCAGGACCTGCACACTCACAGCAGATGG CATCCCCAGATACCCCCATTCCATCTCCCACTTCAGTACAGAACCAGGAGGCCTACAAGCCCCCTGGCAGCCCAGCTCTCCTGCTCCCACCACAGCCCATGCCAAACAGACCTTCTCCCGAGCCTCCCCTTTGA
- the hnf4g gene encoding hepatocyte nuclear factor 4-gamma isoform X5, with translation MPTEPNISQGENGVSSNCAICGDKATGKHYGASSCDGCKGFFRRSIRKSHVYSCRFNRQCVVDKDKRNQCRFCRLHKCFRAGMKKEAVQNERDRISSRRTIQDSHDLPPITALAHAEALSQQQINTASPMGPADVSEKKSATISDVCESMKQQLLVLVEWAKYIPAFGELPLDDQVSLLRAHAGEHLLLGVAKRSMPYKDLLLLGNGCIVHRNCPEPEIGRVSNRVLDELVVPFQDIQIDDNEYAALKAIVFFDPDAKSLRDPSKIKAMRYQVQMSLEDYINDRQYDSRGRFGELLLLLPTLQSITWQMIEQLQFIKLFGLAKIDNLLQEMLLGGLTTEQPHLHHNGHPQIPIMGQTIVISSIPGPAHSQQMASPDTPIPSPTSVQNQEAYKPPGSPALLLPPQPMPNRPSPEPPL, from the exons ATGCCGACAGAGCCCAACATCAGTCAAGGAGAAAATGGCGTGAGCTCCAACTGCGCAATCTGTGGCGATAAAGCCACAGGTAAACATTATGGCGCCTCCAGCTGTGATGGCTGCAAAGGCTTCTTCCGCAGGAGCATCAGGAAGAGTCATGTCTACTCCTGCAG GTTTAATCGTCAATGTGTTGTTGATAAAGACAAAAGGAACCAGTGCCGTTTCTGCAGACTTCACAAATGCTTTCGAGCTGGAATGAAGAAAGaag CTGTGCAAAATGAGCGGGACCGTATCAGCTCGAGGAGGACCATACAAGACTCACATGACCTGCCGCCAATCACAGCCCTGGCTCACGCTGAAGCTCTCTCGCAGCAG CAGATCAACACTGCCAGCCCAATGGGCCCTGCTGATGTTTCAGAGAAAAAATCAGCCACTATCAGTGACGTCTGTGAATCTATGAAGCAACAGCTGCTTGTTCTGGTAGAGTGGGCTAAATACATCCCAGCCTTCGGTGAATTGCCACTTGATGACCAG GTTAGTTTATTACGAGCTCATGCCGGAGAGCATCTTCTGCTTGGTGTGGCTAAAAGGTCAATGCCATACAAAGATCTCTTGCTTTTAG GAAATGGCTGCATTGTCCATCGAAACTGCCCTGAGCCGGAAATAGGTCGCGTATCTAATCGAGTCTTGGATGAACTGGTTGTTCCCTTCCAGGACATCCAAATTGACGACAATGAATACGCAGCTCTAAAGGCCATTGTGTTCTTTGACCCTG ACGCCAAAAGCTTAAGAGATCCTTCTAAGATCAAGGCGATGCGCTATCAGGTTCAAATGAGTCTGGAAGACTACATTAATGACCGGCAGTATGACTCACGCGGGCGATTCGGGGAGCTTTTGCTGCTTCTTCCTACTCTGCAAAGCATCACCTGGCAGATGATCGAGCAGCTACAGTTTATCAAGCTTTTCGGTCTTGCCAAGATAGATAACCTGCTGCAGGAGATGCTTCTTGGGG gTCTAACCACGGAGCAACCTCATTTACATCACAATGgtcaccctcagattccaatAATGGGACAGACCATAGTCATTAGCTCCATCCCAGGACCTGCACACTCACAGCAGATGG CATCCCCAGATACCCCCATTCCATCTCCCACTTCAGTACAGAACCAGGAGGCCTACAAGCCCCCTGGCAGCCCAGCTCTCCTGCTCCCACCACAGCCCATGCCAAACAGACCTTCTCCCGAGCCTCCCCTTTGA